The following nucleotide sequence is from Vicia villosa cultivar HV-30 ecotype Madison, WI unplaced genomic scaffold, Vvil1.0 ctg.001371F_1_1, whole genome shotgun sequence.
TAACTTGTCCCCCGAAACTTCCCTTAAACTCTCCGAAAGGTTGAAACAAGTAAAAAACCCTAACGGCCCAAATGCTGTCATTCAACTCTTCAGAAGCTATGGCTTCTCCGATTCCCATATATCAAAGCTTGTCAAGAAACGCCCTTTTCTGCTTTTATCACATCCTGAAAACACCCTTTTGCCAAAGCTTCAATTTTTGCAATCCATTGGGGTTTCACCCACTGATTTCCCCAAAATCCTACTTGGGAACACTTCCTTTTTGTCAGCAAACTTGGAGAAAAACCTAATACCTCGATACGAAATTGTTCGAAGCCTAGTTCGTGACGATAAAGAGGTGGTTTCAGCTTTGAAACATGGATCATGGGTTTTTTACAATGATTCCATGGTTAATGATTCTGTTCCAAACATTGAGGTTTTGAGGAAACTCGGTGTGCCGCAACGTTTTATATCCCTTTTGGTTTGTTATTTTCCTAGTGTTGCATTTCACAAGCATTCCATATTTGTTGAGGCTGTTAATTCAGTCGTCGAAATGGAGTTCAATCCTTTGCAGCTTAATTTTGTTTTGGCTCTTCGAGTTATTGTAAGTATGGATAAAGAAAACTGGGAATCGAAGTTTAAGATTTACGCGAAGTGGGGCTGGTCGAGAGAAGTCTGTCTTTTGGCCTTCCGGAAACGGCCTCAGTGTATATTGATGTCGGAAAAAGGTATTAATAAAACAATGAACTTCTTGGTGAAGGACGCAGGTCTTACACCCGGAGACATTGCTAAATTCCCGGTGATTCTGTCCCGCAACTTGGAGAAGGTGCTTGTCCCTAGATTCGCAGTAGTTAAGATTTTGAAATCAAAGGGTTTGAAAAAGAGGGGTTTGTCCTTAGGCAGCTTTACTTTGATAAGTGAGAAAAAGTTTCTTGAGAAATATGTGACCCCGTTTCAGAAAGATTTGCCATTGTTATTGGATGCGTATAAGGATGCATATAAATCTCATAAGACAGATTAAGATATTTATTAGTTGTACTTGATAGGAGAAGTTGATTAAGATTCACCTCATTTCGGCTTGTGCGGCAACATTCTTGAATTGTAAACTAAGTTTCACATCTTTTGTGGGGGACTGTCTTGAATTGTTTCAGCATTCTCTAATGTAATGTGATACAAATTTCCATATACTAGCCCCTCAAGtgcattttttcttccttttgtaaGAGCCAACGTTTGAACTTCCTATGATACTCAATTTGTATCAGTTGTTCGATTGTGTCCTGTTACCAACTGAATTTGTTGATGTGCAGCAAAGGTGAGTGTTTTCTCATCCcttttcatatttatttgataaaaacAGGTTCATTAAGGTTTCTGTTATTTTAATATCATTAAGGTTCATTAAGGATTCTTATATATGTAAGAAAATTGGTAGAATAATTAAGTCGTAGTGTCAATTATTGGCGCATAGTTTTGAAATGATGAATACTTCATAGTGGCTCTAGGCAAGGCAGCATTGTCAAAATGTTTGTATATAACTTCAAAGTGTATATAACTTCAAAGTTCAAAGCCTTCAATCAAGATGGAGTGAGAGCTTCATGTGGCTGAAGAAGAATTCTGCAGTTCTGAAGCCTATCAGCAGCATCCTTTCCTTAGTTCCATGCTCAAA
It contains:
- the LOC131634850 gene encoding uncharacterized protein LOC131634850, which encodes MFHFLIPRFIHHKTLLCRNVFSRLFNFRSFSVSSNHISDNLTLSNLVNSCNLSPETSLKLSERLKQVKNPNGPNAVIQLFRSYGFSDSHISKLVKKRPFLLLSHPENTLLPKLQFLQSIGVSPTDFPKILLGNTSFLSANLEKNLIPRYEIVRSLVRDDKEVVSALKHGSWVFYNDSMVNDSVPNIEVLRKLGVPQRFISLLVCYFPSVAFHKHSIFVEAVNSVVEMEFNPLQLNFVLALRVIVSMDKENWESKFKIYAKWGWSREVCLLAFRKRPQCILMSEKGINKTMNFLVKDAGLTPGDIAKFPVILSRNLEKVLVPRFAVVKILKSKGLKKRGLSLGSFTLISEKKFLEKYVTPFQKDLPLLLDAYKDAYKSHKTD